One genomic segment of Brassica napus cultivar Da-Ae chromosome A3, Da-Ae, whole genome shotgun sequence includes these proteins:
- the LOC106443930 gene encoding uncharacterized GPI-anchored protein At3g06035-like, giving the protein MASYKLTVLLLLSFIFLFLSGHVLSDIDEEDVLFKGINSYKASQNLTTLNNNENAECLADEIADQLKNNPCTNDTGSATVPGTEPQFSDYPNILAKCHLSVSDTRDGLIMPACVPFLESSPSLVLTNFTKSQYSLSLNDSKFTGMGIGKEDDWIVVVLTTNTPQGSFSTATKVDSNGFIFAIGFFHYVFVFILSFCFFLC; this is encoded by the exons ATGGCGAGTTACAAGCTTACagttcttctccttctctctttcATCTTTCTCTTCCTTAGTGGTCATGTGCTCAGCGATATTG ATGAAGAGGACGTTCTTTTCAAAGGCATCAATAGCTACAAAGCATCACAGAATCTCACAACCTTAAACAATAACGAGAACGCAGAGTGTCTAGCCGACGAAATAGCTGATCAACTCAAGAACAACCCATGCACCAACGACACTGGCTCAGCCACAGTACCCGGAACCGAGCCACAGTTCTCAGACTACCCTAATATTCTAGCTAAATGCCACTTAAGCGTCTCCGACACAAGAGACGGCTTGATCATGCCCGCATGTGTTCCTTTCTTAGAGTCGAGCCCAAGCCTCGTCCTCACAAACTTCACCAAGTCACAATACTCGTTGAGTTTGAACGATTCTAAGTTTACAGGAATGGGTATTGGTAAAGAAGATGATTGGATCGTTGTGGTTCTTACTACCAACACACCACAAGGAAGCTTCTCTACAGCTACTAAAGTGGATTCTAATGGCTTCATCTTTGCTATTGGCTTCTTTCACTATGTGTTTGTTTTCATCTTGtccttttgtttctttctttgttgA